In the genome of Arthrobacter sp. PAMC25284, the window GGGCACGAAGCTCGGCATGACCCAGGTCTGGGACGAGAACAACAAGCTCATCCCCGTCACTGTGGTCCAGGCTGACTCGAACGTCATCACGCAGCTGCGCAACGCAGCAACTGATGGCTATGTCGCCATTCAGATCGGCTACGGCCAGATCGATTCCCGCAAGGTCACCAAGCCGCTGGCTGGTCACTTTGAAAAGGCAGGCGTCACGCCTCGCCGCCACGTCGTCGAACTGCGCACTGCAGATGCTGATTCTTACGAGCTGGGCCAGGAGCTCTCTGTTGAGCTCTTCGAAGCCGGCCAGAAGATCGACGTCATGGGCACCACCAAGGGTAAGGGCTTCGCCGGTGTGATGAAGCGTCACGGCTTCCACGGCGTTGGAGCTTCCCACGGTGCCCACAAGAACCACCGTAAGCCCGGTTCCATCGGTGGCGCATCCACCCCGAGCCGCGTCTTCAAGGGCATGAAAATGGCCGGCCGCATGGGCGCCGTGCGTCACACCACGCTGAACCTCACGGTTCACGCGGTTGACGTCGAGAAGTCGCTGCTCCTGATCAAGGGCGCCGTTCCCGGTGCCCGCGGCCAGGTCGTACTCGTACGCACCGCCGTGAAGGGAGCCTAGTTCAATGACTAGCACTGTCAAGGTTGACCTGCCTGCAGAGATCTTCGACGTACAGACCAACGTGCCGCTGCTGCACCAGGTCGTCGTTGCCCAGCTCGCTGCTGCTCGCCAGGGTACCCACAAGACCAAGACCCGCGCCGAAGTTTCCGGTGCAGGCCGCAAGCCGTTCAAGCAGAAGGGTACCGGCCGCGCCCGTCAGGGTTCCATCCGTGCTCCTCACATGACCGGTGGCGGCGTCGTCCACGGCCCCACGCCGCGTGACTACAGCCAGCGGACCCCCAAGAAGATGATTGCTGCCGCTCTCCGCGGTGCTCTCTCGGACCGCGCCCGCAACGGACGCATCCACGTCATTGCTGACCTGGTAGCCGGCACCAAGCCGTCCTCCAAAGAAGCACTGGCAACCCTGCGCGGAGTTTCCGAGCGCAAGAACCTGCTCGTTGTCATTGAGCGCGCCAACGACGTTGCTGCACTGTCCGTGCGCAACCTCGAGGCAGTTCACGTTCTGTACTCAGATCAGTTGAACACCTACGACGTTCTCGTTTCTGACGACGTAGTCTTCACCAAGGCTGCCTACGAAGCATTCGTTGCTGACAAGGCTGCAAAGACCGAGGAGGATGCCAAGTGAGCGCAGCCACCATCAAAGACCCGCGCGACGTTGTGCTTGCACCCGTCGTCTCGGAAAAGAGCTACGGCCTGATCGATGAGGGCAAGTACACCTTCCTGGTGGACCCCCGCTCGAACAAGACCGAGATCAAGCTGGCCGTGGAGAAGATTTTCTCCGTCAAGGTCGAATCGATCAACACCATCAACCGTGCCGGTAAGCGCAAGCGCACCAAATTCGGATGGGGTACCCGCAAGAACACCAAG includes:
- the rplW gene encoding 50S ribosomal protein L23, which codes for MSAATIKDPRDVVLAPVVSEKSYGLIDEGKYTFLVDPRSNKTEIKLAVEKIFSVKVESINTINRAGKRKRTKFGWGTRKNTKRAIVSLKEGTIDIFGGPLS
- the rplC gene encoding 50S ribosomal protein L3; its protein translation is MTATRNVKGLLGTKLGMTQVWDENNKLIPVTVVQADSNVITQLRNAATDGYVAIQIGYGQIDSRKVTKPLAGHFEKAGVTPRRHVVELRTADADSYELGQELSVELFEAGQKIDVMGTTKGKGFAGVMKRHGFHGVGASHGAHKNHRKPGSIGGASTPSRVFKGMKMAGRMGAVRHTTLNLTVHAVDVEKSLLLIKGAVPGARGQVVLVRTAVKGA
- the rplD gene encoding 50S ribosomal protein L4, with protein sequence MTSTVKVDLPAEIFDVQTNVPLLHQVVVAQLAAARQGTHKTKTRAEVSGAGRKPFKQKGTGRARQGSIRAPHMTGGGVVHGPTPRDYSQRTPKKMIAAALRGALSDRARNGRIHVIADLVAGTKPSSKEALATLRGVSERKNLLVVIERANDVAALSVRNLEAVHVLYSDQLNTYDVLVSDDVVFTKAAYEAFVADKAAKTEEDAK